Proteins from a single region of Murdochiella vaginalis:
- the nagB gene encoding glucosamine-6-phosphate deaminase: protein MQVIITKDYAEMSHVAGVIVEALVRQKPDAVLGLATGSTPVGLYEYLVRAHQKHGLDFQQVTTFNLDEYLDLPKAHSQSYHTFMRENLFSHVNILPDRIHFPDEDYDAVDETAEAYDARIYRAGGIDLQVLGIGRNGHIAFDEPAEELSFYTSTVTLTPSTREANARFFPSLEEVPTRAVSSGMGTIMQAKHLLILANGEGKREAVARLLDGHRVTTLCPATLALLHPRATLIVDEAAAGR from the coding sequence ATGCAGGTCATTATCACCAAGGATTATGCTGAAATGAGCCACGTTGCCGGTGTCATTGTGGAAGCGTTGGTTCGACAGAAGCCGGATGCCGTCTTGGGATTAGCAACGGGCTCCACTCCGGTCGGACTGTATGAATATCTGGTGCGGGCTCATCAAAAGCATGGGTTGGATTTTCAGCAGGTGACGACATTTAACCTGGACGAATACCTCGATCTTCCGAAGGCCCATTCGCAGAGCTACCATACATTCATGAGAGAGAATCTGTTTTCACATGTGAATATTTTACCGGATCGTATTCATTTTCCGGATGAGGATTACGACGCCGTGGACGAAACGGCGGAAGCCTATGATGCGCGTATTTACCGTGCCGGCGGCATTGATTTGCAGGTTTTGGGCATCGGCCGTAACGGCCACATTGCCTTTGATGAGCCGGCAGAGGAGCTTTCGTTTTATACATCAACGGTAACCCTGACTCCTTCCACGCGGGAAGCCAATGCGCGCTTTTTCCCGTCCCTCGAGGAGGTACCGACACGAGCGGTCTCCAGCGGCATGGGCACCATTATGCAAGCCAAGCATCTGTTGATTTTGGCTAATGGGGAAGGCAAGCGCGAGGCTGTTGCACGCCTTTTGGATGGACACCGGGTAACGACACTCTGTCCTGCCACCTTAGCCCTTTTGCATCCCCGGGCGACTCTCATCGTGGATGAAGCCGCTGCCGGCCGCTGA
- a CDS encoding FprA family A-type flavoprotein translates to MANVREVVKDLYWIGVNDHRTDIFERIHPIPEGVSYNSYVLLDEKTVLFDTVDFEFAPYFLDNLAYVLGDRPLDYIIINHWEPDHASTFQEVILRHPEATVISTEKGFYFMSQFNYHCDKRITVGTGDTFSSGEHNFAFVQMPMVHWPEPMATLDTTNGVLFSADAFGSFKALDGKLFDDEVNWDRDYLEPGRRYLTNIVGKYGAYVQAVLKVAATLPIKIICPLHGVIWRKNLGYIIDKYDKWSSYTPEDNGVMIAYGSMYGNTEQVAQKLASEVVKRGVTDVTVWDVSNTHMSYLISEAFRVGHIILACPTYNLGVYPPMKDFLNDMVALNMQKRTVGIIENGTWAPTSGEEMKKILDQMFEIYYLDAEVSFMSSPDENTDKEIAALADAIVASVQKQAN, encoded by the coding sequence ATGGCAAATGTTCGTGAAGTCGTAAAAGATTTGTATTGGATCGGGGTCAACGATCACCGTACCGATATTTTTGAAAGAATTCATCCCATTCCGGAAGGCGTAAGCTACAACTCCTACGTTCTTTTGGATGAGAAAACGGTCCTGTTCGATACGGTCGATTTTGAGTTTGCGCCGTATTTCTTGGACAATCTGGCTTATGTCCTCGGCGATCGTCCGTTGGACTACATCATCATCAATCACTGGGAACCGGATCATGCCTCGACGTTCCAGGAAGTCATCCTGCGTCATCCCGAAGCCACTGTCATCTCGACGGAAAAGGGCTTCTACTTCATGTCCCAGTTCAACTATCACTGCGATAAGCGCATCACGGTAGGCACCGGCGATACCTTTAGCTCCGGCGAGCACAATTTCGCTTTCGTGCAGATGCCGATGGTTCACTGGCCGGAACCGATGGCAACGCTGGACACCACCAACGGCGTCCTCTTCAGTGCCGATGCATTCGGCTCCTTTAAGGCGCTCGATGGCAAACTCTTCGACGACGAAGTGAATTGGGATCGGGACTATCTTGAGCCGGGACGTCGTTATCTGACGAACATCGTCGGCAAATACGGCGCCTACGTACAGGCCGTCCTAAAGGTTGCGGCAACGCTGCCGATTAAAATCATCTGCCCGCTGCATGGCGTCATCTGGAGAAAGAATCTGGGCTATATCATCGACAAATATGACAAATGGTCCAGCTACACACCGGAAGATAACGGTGTCATGATTGCCTACGGTTCCATGTACGGCAACACCGAGCAAGTTGCACAGAAGCTTGCTTCGGAAGTTGTCAAGCGCGGCGTTACAGACGTCACCGTTTGGGATGTGTCCAACACGCACATGTCCTACCTCATTTCGGAAGCCTTCCGTGTCGGCCATATTATTCTGGCTTGCCCGACCTACAACCTGGGCGTCTATCCGCCGATGAAGGATTTCCTGAATGACATGGTTGCTCTCAACATGCAGAAGCGCACCGTCGGCATCATCGAGAACGGCACATGGGCGCCGACCTCGGGTGAAGAGATGAAGAAGATTTTGGATCAGATGTTCGAAATCTACTATCTCGACGCCGAAGTCTCCTTCATGTCCTCCCCGGATGAGAATACCGACAAAGAGATTGCCGCTTTGGCCGATGCCATCGTCGCCTCGGTACAGAAGCAAGCGAACTAA
- a CDS encoding acyl-CoA dehydrogenase family protein, with translation MGYQLTQEHEALRKIVRDFAEKEIKPIAFRLDQGEEFPEEIVQHMGEMGLMGIPYEKEYGGQGLDATSYAITVEELSRVDGGVGVICSAHTSLGSWPIWAFGTEEQKQKYLVPLAKGEKIGAFGLTEEHAGSDASGTQTTAVLDGDHYVLNGGKIFITNGYRADTYVVFAVTSPEKGNHGISAFIVEKDFEGFTFPTQYDKLGIRSSITSELNFKNVIVPKENLLGKEGEGFKIAMATLDGGRIGIASQALGIAQGAFEATVNYTRERIQFGQPIAANQGVSFKIADMATRIEASRHLIYQAAELKTKHAKYTKEAAMAKMFASDTAMWVTTEAIQLHGGNGFIKGFDVERMFRDAKITQIYEGTNEIMRVVIAGQIIGRIGRKKKAAMVADTGKAGAVTGPRKNIMFEGTPEEQVKQLVEALKKDGYAFDTTVDVYAPVDEVERLVSVGQGIGDKENLAVAEELAKAVGGAISSSRPVAETLGYLPIERYVGMSGQKFKGNLYFAMGISGAGQHLRGIKEAATIVAVNTDAGAPIFANADYGIVGDIMEIMPLLTEALEQGQERHPAEGFEKKKRNVPQEPRTKSGIHVCNGCGHEYDPAKGDPDSGIAPGTPFDQLPDTYLCPKCGDPKSGYISIE, from the coding sequence ATGGGATATCAGCTGACACAGGAACACGAAGCGCTCCGTAAGATCGTTCGTGATTTTGCGGAAAAGGAGATCAAGCCAATTGCTTTCCGACTGGATCAGGGTGAGGAATTTCCGGAAGAAATCGTCCAGCACATGGGCGAGATGGGATTGATGGGCATTCCGTATGAAAAAGAATACGGCGGCCAGGGACTGGATGCGACCAGCTATGCGATCACGGTAGAGGAACTATCCCGTGTGGATGGCGGCGTTGGCGTTATCTGCTCCGCACATACTTCTCTCGGATCCTGGCCAATCTGGGCATTCGGTACCGAAGAACAGAAACAAAAATACTTAGTTCCTCTGGCAAAAGGCGAGAAAATCGGCGCCTTCGGTCTGACCGAAGAGCATGCCGGCTCGGATGCCAGCGGAACACAGACCACGGCTGTCCTGGACGGAGATCACTACGTATTAAACGGTGGAAAGATCTTCATTACAAACGGCTATCGTGCCGATACTTATGTTGTCTTCGCGGTCACCAGTCCGGAAAAAGGCAACCACGGCATCAGCGCCTTTATTGTAGAAAAAGATTTCGAAGGCTTCACCTTCCCGACACAGTATGACAAGCTGGGCATTCGTTCTTCTATCACTTCGGAACTCAATTTTAAGAATGTCATCGTTCCGAAAGAGAACTTGCTCGGAAAAGAAGGCGAAGGCTTCAAGATTGCCATGGCAACGCTTGACGGCGGCCGTATCGGTATCGCCTCCCAGGCGCTCGGTATTGCACAGGGCGCATTCGAAGCAACCGTCAACTATACGCGTGAACGCATCCAGTTTGGACAACCGATCGCAGCGAACCAGGGCGTCAGCTTCAAGATTGCCGACATGGCGACGCGCATCGAAGCGTCCCGTCACCTGATTTACCAGGCGGCCGAGCTCAAGACCAAGCATGCAAAATACACCAAAGAAGCCGCGATGGCGAAAATGTTCGCTTCGGATACGGCAATGTGGGTCACCACGGAAGCCATCCAGCTGCACGGCGGCAACGGCTTCATCAAGGGCTTTGATGTGGAACGTATGTTCCGCGATGCCAAGATTACGCAAATCTACGAAGGCACTAACGAAATCATGCGCGTCGTCATTGCCGGCCAAATCATTGGCCGCATCGGACGCAAGAAGAAAGCCGCGATGGTAGCGGATACCGGCAAGGCCGGCGCCGTCACCGGACCGCGTAAGAACATCATGTTCGAGGGCACGCCGGAAGAGCAGGTAAAACAACTTGTTGAAGCCCTCAAGAAAGACGGCTATGCCTTTGATACGACGGTCGATGTCTACGCTCCGGTGGATGAGGTCGAACGCCTCGTTTCTGTCGGCCAAGGCATTGGCGACAAAGAAAACTTGGCCGTTGCCGAGGAGTTGGCGAAGGCGGTTGGCGGTGCCATTTCGAGCTCCCGTCCGGTAGCCGAAACGCTTGGCTATCTGCCGATTGAACGCTACGTCGGTATGTCCGGTCAGAAATTCAAGGGTAACCTTTACTTTGCCATGGGCATTTCCGGTGCCGGCCAGCATCTGCGCGGCATCAAAGAAGCAGCGACCATCGTTGCGGTCAACACCGATGCAGGCGCACCGATCTTTGCGAATGCGGACTACGGCATCGTGGGCGACATCATGGAAATCATGCCGCTTTTGACGGAAGCGCTGGAACAAGGTCAGGAACGCCATCCGGCGGAGGGCTTCGAGAAGAAGAAGCGCAACGTTCCGCAAGAGCCGCGTACAAAATCCGGCATCCATGTCTGCAACGGTTGCGGTCATGAATATGATCCCGCCAAGGGCGATCCGGACAGCGGTATTGCTCCGGGAACGCCGTTCGATCAACTTCCGGACACCTATCTGTGCCCGAAGTGCGGTGACCCGAAGAGCGGCTACATCTCGATTGAATAG
- a CDS encoding MurT ligase domain-containing protein produces MNNTLTLLLGKAIKKAANLAGKEGSDFTGRLIARLEPDAKYKISKPEKNICVSGTNGKTTTVNILADSVRLMEGKVCSNFHGANLEHGVLGALLDSASLKNTQPKVGVFEVDELSTYRICDFLKPSTFTITNLFQDSFERNANTGYIKKRLSFGIPKDVKLILNASDAISAYIRPDNERVYFDVLPLSFETQCLDSKIQDLIYCPHCGEKVHWTFKRYHHLGHYHCDCGNFSNPEATYFVYDADREKRILYVQDHDQKVTLHALGSSIESMYNQIAAYATLRENGYSYEQISSAMAQIELTKERHQESHHADLHFYSIVTKGYNPIAVTRNLDAIRKNPNRKEIIWIIEDYWEKKTPMRTPGWLFAVDFDYLDETVSHFIILRSRNTYEIKLSCLLDGVPPEKIVVVDRVEDINSILDPSVKDIYLLHDFGPPWTTIAQKFEKTILKERMERS; encoded by the coding sequence ATGAATAACACACTGACCTTACTTTTGGGGAAAGCGATAAAAAAAGCGGCAAACCTTGCCGGGAAAGAGGGATCCGATTTTACCGGCCGGCTGATTGCCCGGTTGGAGCCGGATGCCAAATACAAAATTTCCAAACCGGAAAAAAACATATGTGTATCCGGCACGAATGGAAAAACAACGACGGTCAATATTTTAGCGGATAGCGTCCGTCTCATGGAAGGCAAAGTTTGCTCCAATTTTCATGGCGCCAATTTGGAACATGGTGTTTTAGGGGCCTTGCTGGATTCCGCTTCTTTGAAGAATACACAGCCGAAGGTCGGCGTATTTGAGGTGGATGAATTAAGCACCTATCGCATTTGCGATTTCCTAAAGCCGAGCACCTTCACTATTACCAATCTCTTTCAGGACTCGTTTGAACGGAACGCAAATACCGGATACATCAAAAAACGGTTATCCTTCGGCATTCCGAAAGATGTCAAGCTCATTTTAAATGCCTCCGATGCGATTTCGGCGTACATTCGTCCCGACAATGAACGCGTGTATTTTGATGTTTTACCGCTATCGTTTGAAACGCAATGTCTGGATTCCAAAATTCAGGATTTAATCTATTGCCCGCATTGCGGCGAAAAAGTGCACTGGACATTCAAGCGCTATCATCATCTGGGCCATTATCACTGCGATTGCGGAAACTTTTCCAATCCGGAGGCGACCTACTTCGTCTATGATGCGGATCGGGAAAAACGCATCCTGTATGTGCAGGATCATGACCAAAAGGTTACGCTTCATGCGCTCGGAAGCTCGATCGAGAGCATGTATAACCAAATTGCGGCCTATGCAACCTTGCGGGAAAATGGTTATTCCTATGAACAGATTTCTTCCGCCATGGCGCAAATTGAATTGACGAAGGAACGCCATCAGGAATCCCATCATGCAGACTTGCATTTTTACAGCATCGTCACGAAGGGCTATAACCCGATCGCCGTCACGAGAAACCTGGATGCCATTCGCAAGAATCCGAACCGCAAGGAAATCATCTGGATTATTGAGGATTATTGGGAAAAGAAGACGCCCATGCGCACGCCGGGTTGGCTTTTTGCCGTCGATTTTGACTATCTGGATGAGACGGTATCGCATTTTATCATTCTGCGCTCTCGCAATACCTATGAGATCAAACTCAGCTGTTTATTGGATGGGGTACCGCCGGAGAAGATTGTGGTTGTTGATCGTGTAGAGGACATCAATTCTATTTTGGATCCGAGTGTAAAAGATATTTACCTCTTGCATGATTTTGGTCCGCCTTGGACGACGATTGCTCAAAAGTTTGAGAAGACGATCCTGAAGGAACGAATGGAGCGGTCATGA
- a CDS encoding hotdog domain-containing protein — protein sequence MVENNKAKSIAIQDTYGKRFQHCWGCGPKNEEGMHLKSYPSEDGEQCVCHVTPSKQFTGGVPANLFGGMIAMIFDCHGTASAAWFAHRKKGLTLTADTVIGRFITAHLEVDFKKPVPMEEEVTVTAMVEEIGERKVIVAMEMEAGGVVRAKARMVAVGVKDNM from the coding sequence ATGGTGGAAAATAACAAGGCGAAGTCCATCGCCATTCAGGACACGTACGGCAAGCGCTTCCAGCATTGCTGGGGATGCGGGCCGAAAAATGAAGAAGGGATGCACTTAAAATCCTATCCGAGCGAGGACGGCGAGCAGTGCGTGTGTCACGTGACGCCCTCCAAACAGTTTACCGGCGGCGTACCGGCCAATCTTTTCGGCGGGATGATTGCGATGATTTTCGACTGTCACGGCACAGCCTCGGCGGCGTGGTTTGCGCATCGCAAGAAGGGACTTACCTTGACGGCGGATACCGTGATCGGCCGGTTTATTACCGCGCATCTAGAAGTGGATTTTAAGAAGCCGGTGCCGATGGAAGAGGAAGTCACGGTCACCGCTATGGTGGAGGAAATCGGCGAGCGCAAAGTGATCGTGGCGATGGAAATGGAAGCGGGCGGCGTGGTGCGTGCCAAAGCGCGCATGGTGGCCGTCGGCGTCAAGGACAATATGTAA
- a CDS encoding ABC transporter ATP-binding protein, protein MITIRNLHKFYGEGENRVEVLKNIDLTIADGEVVCVVGPSGSGKSTLLNILGGIEDIDEGEVTVSDVALHKAGKKELEQYRRHHVGFVFQFYNLISNLNVKENIEVGAYLSTNPLNVDETIDTLGLRDQTHKYPNQISGGQAQRTSIGRAIVKNPSLLLCDEPTGALDYESAKDVLRLIETLKEKYHPIIIIATHNTQIARMCDTTIRLHNGAVLEVAPNLQPITAEEVSW, encoded by the coding sequence ATGATTACGATACGCAATTTACATAAGTTTTATGGAGAAGGGGAAAACCGGGTGGAGGTCCTAAAAAACATCGACTTAACCATTGCGGACGGAGAAGTCGTATGTGTGGTGGGACCGTCCGGGTCGGGAAAGTCGACATTGCTGAATATTCTCGGCGGCATTGAGGATATTGATGAGGGAGAGGTGACGGTTTCCGACGTTGCCCTGCATAAGGCAGGGAAAAAGGAATTGGAACAGTATCGCCGTCATCACGTCGGCTTTGTTTTCCAATTTTATAATTTGATCAGCAATTTGAATGTAAAGGAGAACATCGAGGTAGGCGCGTATCTGTCCACCAATCCGCTAAACGTCGACGAGACCATCGACACGCTGGGGCTGCGCGACCAGACGCATAAATATCCCAATCAGATTTCCGGAGGACAGGCGCAGAGAACCTCCATCGGACGCGCCATTGTCAAGAATCCTTCGCTTTTGCTGTGCGACGAACCCACCGGTGCCTTGGATTACGAAAGTGCAAAAGACGTGTTGCGCCTCATTGAAACGCTGAAAGAGAAGTATCATCCCATTATTATTATTGCCACGCATAATACGCAGATCGCCCGGATGTGTGACACCACCATTCGCCTGCATAACGGCGCGGTGCTGGAAGTAGCACCGAATCTGCAGCCGATTACGGCGGAGGAGGTGAGCTGGTAA
- a CDS encoding FtsX-like permease family protein, whose protein sequence is MRNPMNKRIPRMLLHQPAHYVPLFLLLLITIIFCSAFFLVQGSVERLYYDFMDRSHVEDGRFTTLSPLSDATWKRVEEKGVQLEKNYYIEAKDGDADLQLYAVRRKSNVPDVIAGRLPEKEDEVALDVNYVREHAYALGRDITISGRSMRLVGTVVLPDYIAMLHTRSDLVMDTKNFGVGIVSEDGLLRFPQQSLQYNYSYRENKTSATKKEANDTLKELTKTVYEDNILTEAMTQAQNKRISYMMDDMGGDVPMMRMVLILAVASIAFVFTMQTRNQILSEASAIGTLMASGYTRRELIVHYMLLPTVAVLSAAVLGNLITYTVGYKLYMNLYYDSFSLPVFHPLFNARAFLLTTVIPAVIVTLIQFLMLMTKLRLRPLRFLRHELGRKPRVSKMRLSRFAFFSRLRFLSRYRLKVLFNNKLNVLVLLFGVTLSSIFLCYGLGMRPIFERHADLMQKEFPAKVQTFVRPGTVLDAADEEAEKFGYAAFDLSINGDVHPFALYGVAPDSRYFDAQAIDPLRDKEIQASEGLMKRFGLVEGDNITVVNPYTGKTYTFCIRAMRRQAVTLSAYMPLAAFNAVMGYDKDAFSGYYSEHKLSLDPASVVSCIDLDTVGKASDHFLDTFGQIIGPIVIIAVLFYFIFIDFLSKAIVDKAKTEIAYLKIFGYTDAETTGIYLRATGILLGLFLLVLPFLLRFLLAILLTAALAKLDSYMDPHVPMQIYFLVSVTGAVLFFLVQALQKRKIAKISMTETLKEV, encoded by the coding sequence ATGCGAAATCCGATGAACAAGCGCATCCCTCGGATGCTGCTTCATCAGCCGGCCCATTATGTGCCGCTTTTTCTGCTGCTGTTGATCACGATTATTTTTTGCTCCGCGTTTTTCCTGGTGCAGGGATCGGTGGAACGTCTCTATTATGATTTTATGGATCGCTCCCACGTGGAGGACGGCCGCTTTACGACGCTTTCGCCGCTGAGCGATGCGACGTGGAAACGTGTGGAAGAAAAGGGCGTACAGCTAGAGAAAAACTACTATATTGAGGCAAAGGACGGGGACGCGGATTTGCAACTTTATGCCGTACGCCGGAAAAGCAACGTTCCCGATGTGATTGCGGGGCGTTTGCCCGAAAAAGAGGACGAAGTGGCGCTCGACGTTAACTATGTGCGGGAACATGCCTATGCCCTGGGCCGGGACATCACCATCAGCGGACGTTCCATGCGCTTGGTGGGCACGGTGGTGCTTCCCGATTATATTGCCATGTTGCATACTCGATCCGACTTGGTAATGGATACAAAAAATTTCGGCGTCGGCATCGTCAGCGAAGACGGCCTTTTGCGTTTTCCGCAGCAGAGCTTGCAGTACAATTATTCCTATCGTGAAAACAAGACTTCCGCCACGAAGAAAGAAGCCAATGACACACTCAAAGAGCTCACGAAAACCGTTTATGAAGACAACATCTTGACGGAAGCCATGACCCAAGCGCAAAACAAGCGCATCTCCTATATGATGGACGACATGGGAGGCGATGTCCCCATGATGCGTATGGTTCTGATCTTAGCCGTGGCGTCCATTGCCTTTGTGTTCACCATGCAGACACGCAATCAGATACTATCGGAAGCAAGCGCCATCGGAACTCTGATGGCATCGGGCTATACCCGTCGGGAGTTGATTGTCCATTATATGCTATTGCCGACCGTTGCCGTACTTTCGGCTGCTGTTCTGGGCAATCTCATCACATATACGGTAGGCTATAAACTGTATATGAATCTGTACTATGATTCGTTTTCGCTTCCCGTGTTTCATCCGCTGTTTAACGCACGCGCGTTTCTATTGACAACGGTGATTCCGGCCGTCATCGTCACGCTCATCCAATTTCTGATGTTAATGACCAAGCTGCGCCTGCGTCCGCTCCGTTTTCTGCGCCATGAATTGGGACGCAAACCGCGCGTTTCCAAGATGCGCTTGTCCCGCTTCGCCTTCTTTTCCAGGCTGCGTTTTCTTTCCCGGTATCGTCTGAAGGTGCTGTTTAACAACAAGCTGAATGTCCTGGTTCTGCTTTTCGGCGTTACGCTTTCCAGCATTTTTCTCTGTTACGGACTCGGCATGCGTCCCATTTTTGAACGCCATGCCGATCTGATGCAAAAGGAGTTTCCAGCAAAAGTGCAGACATTTGTCCGTCCGGGAACGGTTCTTGACGCAGCGGATGAAGAGGCGGAAAAATTCGGCTATGCCGCCTTTGATCTTTCCATCAACGGCGACGTGCATCCCTTTGCCCTTTATGGTGTGGCGCCCGATAGCCGTTACTTCGATGCGCAGGCGATTGATCCGCTTCGGGACAAAGAAATTCAGGCTTCGGAGGGGTTGATGAAGCGCTTCGGCCTTGTGGAAGGGGACAACATCACGGTGGTGAATCCCTACACGGGAAAAACCTATACGTTCTGCATTCGTGCCATGCGCCGGCAGGCGGTGACGCTCTCGGCCTATATGCCGCTTGCCGCCTTCAATGCCGTCATGGGCTATGATAAGGACGCCTTTTCCGGTTACTATTCGGAACATAAGCTGTCCCTGGATCCGGCCTCGGTGGTTTCCTGTATCGACCTGGATACCGTGGGAAAAGCGTCGGATCATTTTCTGGATACGTTCGGACAGATCATCGGTCCCATCGTGATCATCGCGGTTCTGTTCTACTTTATCTTCATCGACTTCCTGTCCAAAGCTATTGTGGACAAGGCGAAGACAGAGATTGCGTATCTTAAAATCTTCGGCTATACCGATGCCGAAACGACCGGTATTTATCTGCGCGCCACCGGCATTCTTCTTGGGCTCTTTCTTTTGGTGCTGCCCTTCCTTTTACGTTTCCTATTGGCGATCTTGTTGACTGCCGCTCTCGCTAAGCTCGATTCGTACATGGATCCGCATGTGCCCATGCAAATCTATTTTCTGGTGAGTGTTACCGGAGCCGTGCTTTTCTTCCTGGTGCAGGCCTTGCAGAAGCGAAAGATTGCGAAAATCAGCATGACGGAGACTTTAAAGGAGGTGTAG
- a CDS encoding mechanosensitive ion channel domain-containing protein yields MQQYFEYLRDIGDDQHSFLEKIAVSVLIFLAIFVVRLLVAKCLDGVVKDEKRRHRILSATRFFTVLLTIYLVLYVWFSRAKSVGLIVGIGLALLVLALKDLIMDIFAFIYIFLRRPFAVGDLVEIQGI; encoded by the coding sequence ATGCAACAATATTTTGAATATTTACGGGATATCGGAGATGATCAACATTCCTTTTTGGAAAAAATAGCAGTCTCAGTGTTGATTTTTTTGGCCATCTTTGTGGTGCGGCTTTTGGTGGCAAAATGTCTCGATGGAGTAGTAAAAGACGAGAAGCGCCGGCACCGGATTCTCTCGGCGACACGTTTCTTTACCGTGCTTTTGACGATTTACTTGGTGCTTTATGTTTGGTTTTCCCGCGCAAAATCCGTCGGCCTCATCGTGGGCATCGGACTGGCACTACTCGTTCTCGCGTTGAAAGACCTCATCATGGATATTTTTGCCTTTATTTATATTTTTCTGCGCCGTCCATTTGCCGTGGGGGATCTGGTGGAAATTCAGGGAATTTAA
- a CDS encoding mechanosensitive ion channel family protein, which translates to MIDIDFIQFNMAEMGALVDCMTPTGRYVSFPNRFIFQEAVFNYNRDDPFVMQDVFVLIDGKEDRQKALEIAGKVAYEKYQNIIADYDEEEMQHFENAVGAMSGDAKPKIRATLDPNGVRIYIQFFTAYDEIGKNKMIMENALYDALLANGFTFPSPQYIRLLK; encoded by the coding sequence GTGATTGATATTGATTTTATTCAATTCAATATGGCGGAAATGGGCGCCTTGGTGGATTGCATGACGCCAACGGGCCGTTATGTGTCGTTTCCAAACCGCTTCATTTTTCAAGAGGCAGTATTTAACTACAACCGGGATGATCCGTTTGTGATGCAGGACGTCTTTGTTCTCATTGACGGGAAAGAGGATCGTCAAAAAGCCTTGGAAATTGCCGGGAAAGTCGCCTATGAGAAATATCAGAATATCATCGCCGACTACGACGAAGAGGAAATGCAGCATTTTGAAAATGCAGTCGGCGCCATGAGCGGGGATGCCAAGCCCAAAATCCGCGCAACCCTTGATCCCAACGGTGTTCGCATCTATATTCAATTCTTTACCGCTTATGATGAAATTGGCAAAAACAAAATGATCATGGAAAATGCCCTGTACGATGCGCTACTCGCCAATGGCTTCACGTTCCCTTCGCCGCAGTACATTCGTCTGCTGAAGTAG
- a CDS encoding TlpA disulfide reductase family protein: protein MNTKKASLLLLATGLALSLAACGGKKPAESSQTTESGMSVPAAEAGKTSPSSEKGGSEVDAKLAELHDQENAIFSKDQELWDKLFLSANKNSGMISDGTNYGDFLLQTIESAKDKFTEAELKTLKAGAEEIRAIEEKILALEKEAPKDKKGGNSGAKQGAATPFPDFTGKDLDGNNVDSGIFRQHAVTVINFWFSTCNPCVGELGDLDALHKQLKDKDGIVVGVNSFTLDGNKDAIAEAKSILQKKNATYPNITFASDSEAGKFVKNIMAFPTTVVVDRDGNIVGDPILGSVAEGSGKKALEERIEQALKNDANKDAAYKENTKK, encoded by the coding sequence ATGAATACGAAAAAAGCATCTTTACTCTTGTTAGCAACCGGCCTTGCCCTCAGCTTGGCTGCCTGCGGCGGTAAGAAACCTGCAGAAAGCAGTCAAACAACCGAAAGCGGCATGAGCGTTCCCGCCGCGGAGGCCGGAAAAACGAGTCCTTCCTCCGAAAAAGGCGGCTCGGAGGTCGATGCGAAACTCGCGGAATTGCACGATCAGGAAAACGCCATTTTCAGCAAAGATCAGGAACTGTGGGATAAGCTCTTCTTATCCGCTAACAAAAATTCCGGCATGATTTCGGATGGTACCAACTACGGCGATTTCCTGTTGCAGACCATTGAGAGCGCAAAGGACAAGTTCACGGAGGCGGAGCTGAAAACCTTGAAAGCCGGCGCGGAGGAAATTCGCGCCATCGAGGAAAAGATTCTCGCCCTGGAAAAAGAAGCGCCGAAGGACAAAAAGGGCGGCAACAGCGGTGCAAAGCAGGGCGCCGCAACGCCGTTCCCCGACTTCACCGGCAAGGATCTCGACGGCAACAACGTCGATTCCGGCATCTTCCGCCAGCATGCCGTCACCGTCATCAATTTCTGGTTTAGCACCTGCAATCCCTGCGTCGGCGAACTGGGCGATTTGGATGCGCTGCATAAACAATTGAAGGACAAAGACGGCATTGTCGTCGGCGTAAACTCTTTCACGCTGGATGGTAACAAAGATGCCATTGCGGAAGCCAAATCCATTTTGCAAAAGAAAAACGCCACGTATCCGAATATCACCTTTGCTTCGGACAGCGAGGCCGGCAAGTTTGTGAAGAACATCATGGCGTTCCCGACCACCGTCGTGGTGGACCGCGACGGAAACATCGTCGGCGATCCCATCCTCGGCTCCGTTGCCGAAGGAAGCGGCAAAAAAGCCTTGGAAGAGCGCATTGAGCAGGCTTTGAAAAACGATGCAAATAAAGACGCCGCGTATAAGGAGAACACGAAAAAGTAA